From Flavipsychrobacter sp., a single genomic window includes:
- a CDS encoding DUF4199 domain-containing protein, which produces MELKQTHKQYGLITGLAMMVIGLILYVLDLSFESWTQYVVYLPFLLGLILNANAFSKANNGYVTFGQTFSSCFKAVAIITIIGVAWALLSFYIFPEMVDKAIEAARERMIQQGNTDEEIEMGMKFMTGKYLKIVMIGSVMLMYMIVGAIFSLIAAATAKKNGPMPPSMQAE; this is translated from the coding sequence ATGGAGTTAAAACAGACACATAAGCAGTACGGTCTTATCACAGGACTAGCAATGATGGTAATAGGTTTAATACTATATGTTTTAGATCTATCGTTTGAAAGCTGGACCCAGTATGTAGTTTATTTACCTTTTCTTCTAGGTTTGATATTAAACGCTAATGCTTTTTCAAAAGCTAATAATGGTTATGTCACTTTTGGACAAACATTCAGTAGCTGCTTCAAAGCAGTAGCTATAATTACGATCATTGGAGTAGCTTGGGCATTGCTCTCATTTTATATTTTCCCTGAAATGGTAGACAAGGCGATAGAAGCAGCCCGCGAGCGTATGATACAACAAGGTAATACCGATGAGGAAATAGAAATGGGGATGAAGTTTATGACAGGTAAGTACCTTAAGATAGTAATGATTGGTAGTGTAATGCTTATGTATATGATCGTAGGGGCTATATTTTCGCTCATAGCAGCAGCTACAGCTAAAAAGAATGGACCAATGCCACCAAGTATGCAGGCAGAGTAA